The nucleotide sequence TACCGCGCATCATATCCGCCTCATCAACTTGTGTACAAAATTGATTAAGAGAGTTGGGAGAAGGACGAGCTTGGGCATCGAAGATGTCAGGTTCTATTGGCTCTTGGCTATCATCAGGGACTTCGATATCCCACTTTTTAGCCAGATGACGAAGGATATTGCAGGCGCGAGCAGCAAATCCATGACAGCTAGCCATCTCTCTGAGATCCGTGATTCCTTGAGTGACCTTCTCAACGCCAGTTTTTGCATTGCCTAGTGTTACGAGGTGAGTAATACTTGAGGCGAGTATAAAATGAGGTACAAAAGAGGGAGTACGCCTCAGCGTGTAAAGTTGGGCGTAGGAGCTGGTGAGGGCAGAAATTGCATCCGCAGCTTGATTACAAACATCACGGGGCGAAACTCCCGATCCGATTAGAGAAAGTTTAATAAAGGGGCGGAATAAAAGTAAGATGGCATAGTGATAGTACATACTAGAAATACCTCGTTAGCACATGACTTATGTTGCACACGGCTTACCCTAATACTTACTGTGAAAATAATACGGATGGTGTAAAGTTGTGTCCTAAACGTAAAGCCGCAGGAATTGAGTCATACCATCGGAGAAACTTGGTATATACTCGGAGTAGCGAATTGCTGTTGATATTGGAGCCAGGTGCATAGAAAAGATACAAAGATTGGTGAATTAGCTCAGAAAGCTCACAAAATGTTGCGTATACACTTCTGATATTTGATGGCTGAGTACAATTACGCTCAAGTGGTGCTCCTAAATGTGTCAGCTAGAATATCTCAAAGTATGTGTCACCGTATAAACTTACCATCATCTGTATAAGGGATCCAAGCAGATGCCTCAACTGTACTTACAATTGCTGGTTTTACGTTTAACTTGGTTATATGTGAAAATTGAGGTACTCGCCCAATAGTCAATGACCAGGCTCTATAATGTATCAGTACTTACTCATCAGAACACCCATGAACAGATCCATGCCAATAGATTCTATTGAGAGAAATTTAAATCCAAACTTACTGGTCTAAAGAAAAGGCTCCCCAAAATGTGGCTAGTCGTACCGCTTGTGATCCCCCTACTGGTTCACTAGGCCTTTGACCCTCAGCTTCAAGATGAAGACCCATCTCAATTGCCAATCGAAGTGATTGCCCTGAAAGATAAATACTTGCACTGGAGCGACCTCCACTTGCCTCTCTAATTGCCATCAGGCCCAATGCTTGAATTGTTGTCAAAGAGTGTTGGTCTTTTTCCAATTTAAGCAAGCGAGTTGCTTCGGCGAAGAAATGACCACCAGCAGTACTACTATCGTGAGGATCAGTTCTTGCATTTACATTAGCAGAGAATCGACATCCTAAAGCCAATATCGCATTCACTAGTAGCTCACTGCAATGCACTGTTTTTCCAGTTTTATAATCATGAAGAAAATGCTCCTTGCTCAAAGAGGCAAATGTGGGATATTCCCAGCAAAAATAAAGCGCCATAAGATGGTCTACGAATTCAGAATCCGAGGTAACTTTGGTCCAGGATGCAGGTGGATAGGTTGGACTATCTTCCCGCAATGAACCAATTCCTTGACCGAGAATCGTCTCTTGACCTTGACCTCTAGCATATAGTACTGTGCTATTCGGAGTAGAATGATTGGATGCTTCTTCCGGCCAGGTGCCTCCAATTGCCGGATGATTATTATTCTCAGGCAAATTAACAGGTTCCGTTTCCCAATTCATCAAGTCATCTCCAGCAGCCATACCAGATGATATGTTGTGAGTATCAGGCCATTGATTCCACATTCCTTGCATTTCCCCATGTTGAAAGTCGGCAGTTGGCCCTTGCATACCACTTCTCCCCCATGATGTGAATGGAGCTGTTATGATCCCTCTGACCGGCCTGAGTGCATTTCCAATTGCTTGATGATCGGTAAAACTTGTGTATGTCGTAATATTTTCTCCATCCGCCGATGAAATTTGTGGTGGAGTTTGTAACTTGTCCGCAATGCTTTTTAATCCTTCCCCTTGTCGAAGTCGATCGATTACCTGCGCGGTTTGATCCTGTGAAGCGATAGCAGCAAGCACACGCTCACtttgttgttgatatgcCTTTAAATGTTCGATCTCGGATCTCATATTCTCTTTCGATTGACGTACGGGAACTTCGTAAACGCATTCGACGTTCTTTTGAGATGCACATCTTGCGCAGGGAGTCTCGCCATCACactataaaatcaaaaatgttaGCATTGACCAAAGACACTATTCAGACGATGGGGAGAAGGCAACGAAGCCTGGATTGGTAGAAACAAATACTGTAAATAATACCTTTGCACGTTTCTTTCTACATTCTGTGCAAGCATTTGGCGTCACAATACCAAGACCCCGCCGTCTCTTTGGGTTGACTGTGTCCCTGTCCCTGTCCTTGTCTTTGTCTtccattttgaaattatgtGCGAAGACAGTGATGCTATTCGTAATTGCTGTTGGTCTTGATGTTGACTAGAACGATCAATCGCATGTTCTGTTGTAAAGATTGCTGGATTCTGGATGAAGAGTTATGAACGTCAACATGACCGTGAAAAGAGTTGAAGTTCCGGAACCCTTAAATGATGATGAACGTCGGGTAGGGTTTTGTTGAAGGGACCAAGTCGTTAGCTAGGTATATTTATGCTTTTTTCCTACAATCTCCTGATTTTGGAAAATAGTTACTAGTAAAGTCCTGGCGCCAgtattgtttattttggCTTGAAGAGATACTAGGACTAGGCCCATACCGGCACCGTAGCACATTGTGAGCTATGGCGGCATTGGCGGGGGTAAACGCCAAATGACGTCATAGAAGAGTGCAAAAAGATaaaatggagagaaaaaaatgTCTGAGCACATCTGGCGACCAGTTGAGATCCACGTGATCTTACAAAGCTGTAGGAAAAGATGCAAGGATTTTCAAAACTTGATAACTTGATCTCACGATGGATGAGTAAGGGAACATCCAAGGAAATCCCGTGGAATCTACTGGGCATTACTTGGAATGTCTAGTATGGACGAGTACAGTCTATAATGTGCAGTGTGCACTCGAGTACACATAGGTAGTGTTGATAGACTATACAGTGTGAAGTATGCATTGCGAGGTCCATAAGTCTACAATACACAGTGTAGAGTGAGTGAGACAAGCCGCTGATAGGAACGCCAACAAAAGCTCACAGTACTATCACGTGACATACAACCACAGTTGCGATGTTGGCATTCCGAGGTCGCCGTGGACATCacaatgatattgatgtgaaCAATTCTCCGCACGATACGGTTGCCTGAGGCTACCTAgtatctctctcctccccacGCCACCGAAAACGTCTTCAAGAATATTGACTATTCCCATAATCAGCCGTTCCATACCACGGTGACAACATGAATACTGTTGAAAAAGACTTGATTTCACAACCTCATCATCTAGGTGATCGATTGACGATTCAAAAGCCTCTATCTAGGAGAGGTAGAGGTCCAGGGTTATTAATCCTAACACCAGAGAGTTACACCTCACGAACTGATCGCAAAACACTTGATCCAGAGCCGATTCAAAAATGGGCAgaagaaagttttgttgttgtgaaTGTTACAATTCCTGAGCATGCATTGAAAGCTGGTGAAGCGGATTTGCAAGCTTGCCTGGAGTCGGGTATAAAAGCTCTAAAGTCTTCACCAGAATGTACCGATTCTGATAAATTGGGACTCATTTGTATGTTTTTATGTTGATTTGTGTCCATTGCAATGTCCAGATCATCTACGTTGTGTAGCTGACATTGTATTTTCTCGTTTAGTCTATGCTGAAAACTTGGATAAAAACATGCACACTGATTCTGTCTTGAAATTGTTGCTCGGAGGAGTTTTTTCAGTCGCAATTTTCTTCACTAATGATACCAAACAACTGACTGAAAAACTTACGCACAAATCTGTATCTCCATTGATGGTTCACAGCTCCGCGGCCCTACAAGGCCCTCAGTTGAGATCTGAAGATATTTCTCATGTGTATGCCACAACAAAGTCGACAAACTTTATCCTCCCTAGTCATAATCACTATGATCCCGGGAGTGCGGGTGTAGCACATACGAGAAGTCTTGGTTTCATCAAAAAACACCTGGGTGGACCTGTCTTTGATCTTGAAGCTATTTGGGATGAGCATACACTCTATGAATTCGGGGAACGGAATGTTAAGAAAACAATGGGTACTATGGTTGATCAACCATATGTAAATCATATTCCAACAGTGCGTGATCTGGTGACTGCTTTATCTTTATACTAATACATATTACTCTCCCCTAGATGACtggtggaattggaagaggaCCTCTAACAGATTTTTACACCAACCactttgtttttaataaCCCGGAAGACACGAAGCTCGAACTTGTTAGTCGGACAGTTGGTGTTGACCGCgttattgatgaattcgTTTTCAGTTTCACGCATGATAGAGTGATAGATTGGATGTGAGTATCATTCGAAATGTGTAACGAATTTTTAATTAACATTCTGATAGTCTCCCTGGAGTTCCGCCAACTCACAAATATGCACGGATCCCATTTACTTCTGTGGTGAATGTTCGTGGTGATCGTTTATATCATGAACATATTGCCTGGGATCAAGCCACAGCCCTCCGTCAGCTCGGTCTCTTACCTGAGTATCTTCCATTCCCATATCCTCTTCCAGATGGCCGATTGCCTGCCAAGGGAAAGCGATTCGAATATCGAGTTCCAACTGCTGGTGTAGAAACTGCTCAGAAATTGGTCAATGAAAGTAGTGTGGCGAGTAACGgattatttggatttgaCATTCGAGAGGTAGATGATGTATGAAGAAGATCGTGTTTTAATTTGACCTTAAAGGCAGATCTTAGAGGCTGGTTGAATTTCAATAGTTGAGAGATACACCACAAAAGGTAGCGTCGATTTAATTACCATGCAGCTTGAGCGTTTATGCCCGATTGCAAGTTGCTTCatcgaaattcaaatatttgaagatttgttACTGGACGTTCTTCTTGGAGCGATATTGCCTCTGCATCCGTTTTCCTATTCGGACAACACTTGCCTATAAACTGATAACTTACCGGATCAGGTTCTGAAACTTCGTACAAGTCCGTGCTATTGGTCTTTctagtaataataagtattATCTTCGTACCTTTGCTATACAGTAGGCTACGAACTACAAGTGATTTTTGTCTAAGCGAGAGATCACCAGTTGCACTAGTGGATTATGATCGTTTCTAGGTTTCTGTTGGCAGAACGCTGTATTTGTTCATTCCTTTGCCACTATGCTGAGGACTCGTGCTTCAGATTTATTTTCTCCCACCCGTCCGAGCTTGATTTTATAGCACGCAGTTGGTTGCTCTGATACCTTATTTTGTTGATCTGTTCTTCGGCCTTCGTTCCTCTCTTCAATATTAGAGGAGTTGTAACGCCAtagaaaatacaaataagatGACCTCCCTTTGAAAATCTAGACGCCAACCCTAGATGTTCACGTTCTTAAGGCAGGAGAGTTCGATCTTCGATTACCGCTTGTACCTTACGAGGAAATTATGCCACCGTGTCGCATCTGCCATGGTTGATAAGTTAACTTGGGTTTATATCTTCTCTAGAATCTTGTCGAAAAGCATAGTCACAAGCTTTTTGGTGAATCACAGGTGTATCACGTCTATTGTGACTTTGATTGGTGAAAGCGTCCGTCAGAAATTATCAGGTGGTTTAGTTATCAATCAGGTATCTGCATATACGGTTTGGATGCTATTTGGCTTGGTAATTTCTGCTTATGATTAACTTGCAATCTCATGCTGAGGTGGCCTGGATGGGGCACCCAGCCTCAATGTTGACGGCGGCTGAATGTTCACCACGAAGCTCCTGTCTTCGAGTAACCAATACATGATCAACAAAGTATGGAAggtctttttcaatttaaacgCCTAGGAAGAGGAACTGTAAAACTGGGAATTGAGCAATGATTTTGTCATTCGAATATTTGACATTCATAGAGTCAGATCTGGTGATCAAGTTTGGCAGGTCGGATTTATGATTCATGATTCATGAACTTCTTATTTCGATTAAGCCCTCAAAGCACTTTCTAGTCATTTTGTGCACAATTTTGTAATTACATATATGCTGCTATTTTTTACTATTTTAGTTCTCTCTATTTCTTTCAGCTACAAAGTACAAGCTTCAAATCTCAAGACACCGAAATACAAACCCACCACACGGCATCCTTAGTCAAAACACTTAGAACTCACAACTCCTCgtacaaaatcaaaaaattaGAACACATAAAATACATCCAACACTCCCGCATCGGAACTCTTCCAGTCTCTACTCCAAACCACGACAAAGTACAAACTCACATCGTCGACGTCAACACAGCGTTTCAATATGCACATTcatcccccctccctcttcttcacCACCATTCTCTTCATACTCATTTCCCTCTATTCGGTAAATGCAACCTCGACAGGAGCTTTTCAACCAGTAGATAGCTGTCAAAAACATGATTCGTGTCAAGAAGAACAGGGAAATCCGAACCGCTTACGTGGGAGATTTCGGCGTCGTTATACTCCTGAACTTATAGGAGAGGGTGATGATGTGGATAATGTAGGAAATTGAATGACGGGGAGGATGTGAGAGGAGCAGAAAGGGGGTTTAGGGATGAGAGGATCAGGAATTCGGGTTAGGGGTCCGTACAGGAGAGAATTATTAGAGGACTTTTTGAATAGTATTTCTAGGATATGATATGGTGCAAAGACGGGGATATGAATctgggggaggaggaaagttcaatttatatagattcaTATGATGGATGTCAAGAATATCTATCGAGTATAAATTATGCATTGATGTGATTCAAATTGATAAT is from Botrytis cinerea B05.10 chromosome 8, complete sequence and encodes:
- the BcnirA gene encoding BcnirA codes for the protein MEDKDKDRDRDTVNPKRRRGLGIVTPNACTECRKKRAKCDGETPCARCASQKNVECVYEVPVRQSKENMRSEIEHLKAYQQQSERVLAAIASQDQTAQVIDRLRQGEGLKSIADKLQTPPQISSADGENITTYTSFTDHQAIGNALRPVRGIITAPFTSWGRSGMQGPTADFQHGEMQGMWNQWPDTHNISSGMAAGDDLMNWETEPVNLPENNNHPAIGGTWPEEASNHSTPNSTVLYARGQGQETILGQGIGSLREDSPTYPPASWTKVTSDSEFVDHLMALYFCWEYPTFASLSKEHFLHDYKTGKTVHCSELLVNAILALGCRFSANVNARTDPHDSSTAGGHFFAEATRLLKLEKDQHSLTTIQALGLMAIREASGGRSSASIYLSGQSLRLAIEMGLHLEAEGQRPSEPVGGSQAVRLATFWGAFSLDQAWSLTIGRVPQFSHITKLNVKPAIVSTVEASAWIPYTDDGAPLERNCTQPSNIRSVYATFCELSELIHQSLYLFYAPGSNINSNSLLRVYTKFLRWYDSIPAALRLGHNFTPSVLFSHMYYHYAILLLFRPFIKLSLIGSGVSPRDVCNQAADAISALTSSYAQLYTLRRTPSFVPHFILASSITHLVTLGNAKTGVEKVTQGITDLREMASCHGFAARACNILRHLAKKWDIEVPDDSQEPIEPDIFDAQARPSPNSLNQFCTQVDEADMMRGIGLAGEEENPLFWPFPMQGRPLMQYAGGNLGKLGFERLKE
- the BcnirA gene encoding BcnirA: MEDKDKDRDRDTVNPKRRRGLGIVTPNACTECRKKRAKCDGETPCARCASQKNVECVYEVPVRQSKENMRSEIEHLKAYQQQSERVLAAIASQDQTAQVIDRLRQGEGLKSIADKLQTPPQISSADGENITTYTSFTDHQAIGNALRPVRGIITAPFTSWGRSGMQGPTADFQHGEMQGMWNQWPDTHNISSGMAAGDDLMNWETEPVNLPENNNHPAIGGTWPEEASNHSTPNSTVLYARGQGQETILGQGIGSLREDSPTYPPASWTKVTSDSEFVDHLMALYFCWEYPTFASLSKEHFLHDYKTGKTVHCSELLVNAILALGCRFSANVNARTDPHDSSTAGGHFFAEATRLLKLEKDQHSLTTIQALGLMAIREASGGRSSASIYLSGQSLRLAIEMGLHLEAEGQRPSEPVGGSQAVRLATFWGAFSLDQAWSLTIGRVPQFSHITKLNVKPAIVSTVEASAWIPYTDDAPLERNCTQPSNIRSVYATFCELSELIHQSLYLFYAPGSNINSNSLLRVYTKFLRWYDSIPAALRLGHNFTPSVLFSHMYYHYAILLLFRPFIKLSLIGSGVSPRDVCNQAADAISALTSSYAQLYTLRRTPSFVPHFILASSITHLVTLGNAKTGVEKVTQGITDLREMASCHGFAARACNILRHLAKKWDIEVPDDSQEPIEPDIFDAQARPSPNSLNQFCTQVDEADMMRGIGLAGEEENPLFWPFPMQGRPLMQYAGGNLGKLGFERLKE